A single region of the Amia ocellicauda isolate fAmiCal2 chromosome 8, fAmiCal2.hap1, whole genome shotgun sequence genome encodes:
- the dhx29 gene encoding ATP-dependent RNA helicase DHX29 isoform X1, with protein sequence MGGKKKRSAAGSSAPGAAGAAIAPAGIGLPETPGKKQQNKPNPAKATAKENKAKAPRTYTFTNTPGVETGGASVSDKSILKVVIQADLERRVIKLINEFRQEYGDKAPISGRITTKKLLDLYTALQAFSFRTEHIEEAMKSSVLYGGDLHSALDWLCLNLRDDELPEGFSQKMQEENQKTKPKFQPPAQKKAAPEPEVQKASEQQELKQAGSKQDSVSVKEWILRYAEQSSEDEEQEENGKPAQAAEGEDEFDPNDRYLILTAQLLDAKESAASAKLKRDKNGQRMAQDRIRIIQQEMKPLEAHPMFNSAIKLTDTPKEEKKPLPVLEAKDNLNFNLFEKLQLPAQPPPQENAVKKNEAKDVRNFDYGARSWTGKSPKQFLIDWCRKNLPKSPQPSFQKVPAGKYWRCRVRVLKLNEEVLEVCPTILTEDSMQAQHLGATLALYTLVKGQSVHQLLPPTYRDVWLEWQDSEKKRQEQTKIEINKPRDQFIARLLSRAKQQTHKQVPVLPPDWGSLEPGEEPEESWEDLVSADEEPAKGPGAWQDPAKLESARAQLWALRASPLAQRLRREREQLPVFQHRGRVLDAVRQHRVVVVAGETGSGKSTQIPQFILEELLTASAQPQHCSIVVTQPRRISAMSLASRVSQELGCEEGPGARGSLCGYQIRMETKAGDATRLLYCTTGILLRKLQQDSQLSSISHIIVDEVHERSVQSDFLLTILRDVVMRRADLRLVLMSATVDCHKFANYFNRCPVVTIPGRTFPVQVFHLEDVVEETGYVLELDSEYAQKFLEEEEEVNVAITAKGGRTQVHQEFIVKEGGGGLSPALDHFSNRTRHAVQYMNPNKINMDLVLELLHYLDRSPQFAVLDGAVLVFLPGLAHIQQLCDLFRSDKRFRSKDRYRLVPLHSTLSSQDQAAAFTVPPPGVRKIVLSTNIAETGVTIPDVVFVIDTGKTKENRYHESSQMSSLVETFISKASALQRQGRAGRVREGFCFRLFTQERFGSFMDYSIPEILRVPLEELCLHIMKCEYGSPEDFLSRALDAPQPQSVSNAVSLLRRIGACEPNAHKLTALGQHLATLPVNVRIGKMLIFGAIFGCLEPIATIAAAISEKSPFATPMDRREEANLAKAALAVANSDHLTIYNAYIGWSNVRSEGIRAEMAYCRKHFLNRTALLTIEDVKQELMRMMETVGFCPAKPRGARPPPRGPLSRLEHALLNAVLTAGLYDNVGRILYTPSVDVLDRAVCTAETAQGKAQVHPSSVNRTLQTHGWLLFQEKVKYSRVFLRDTTLISPFPMLLFGGEIEVQHRERLVSLDGWIHFQAPVRIGVIFKHLRKLIDSVLEKKLQNPKMNLTDNQTIHTITELITCENAA encoded by the exons ATGGGGGGGAAGAAGAAGAGGTCGGCGGCCGGGTCTTCCGCGCCAGGAGCCGCCGGGGCTGCCATCGCACCCGCCGGTATCGGGCTACCGGAGACGCCGGGAAAAAAGCAGCAGAACAAACCCAACCCGGCCAAAGCCACCGCCAAGGAGAACAAAGCCAAGG CTCCGAGGACCTACACCTTCACCAATACACCAGGAGTGGAGACCGGGGGGGCTTCAGTCTCTGACAAATCCATTCTGAAG GTTGTGATTCAAGCCGACCTGGAGAGGAGAGTGATCAAGCTGATCAACGAGTTCCGGCAGGAGTACGGGGACAAGGCGCCCATCTCTGGAAGGATTACAACCAAGAAGCTGCTG GATCTCTACACGGCTCTGCAGGCGTTTTCCTTCAGGACCGAGCACATCGAGGAAGCGATGAAGAGCAGCGTTCTGTACGGGGGTGATCTGCACTCCGCGCTCGACTGGCTGTGTCTGAACCTCCGTGACG ACGAGCTTCCAGAGGGCTTCAGTCAGAAGATGCAAGAGGAGAATCAGAAGACGAAGCCCAAGTTCCAGCCGCCTGCACAGAAGAAAGCGGCGCCCGAGCCGGAGGTCCAGAAGGCCAGCGAGCAGCAGGAGCTGAAG CAGGCCGGCAGTAAGCAGGACAGCGTGAGCGTGAAGGAGTGGATCCTGAGGTACGCGGAGCAGTCCAGCGAGGACGAGGAACAAGAGGAGAATGGAAAACCAGCCCAGGCCGCTGAGGGCGAGGACGAGTTCGATCCC aACGATCGCTACCTCATTCTCACGGCTCAGCTCTTGGATGCGAAAGAATCGGCAGCTTCGGCGAAACTGAAGAGGGACAAGAATGGCCAACGGATGGCCCAGGATCGAATCCGGATAATCCAGCAGG AGATGAAACCCTTGGAGGCCCACCCCATGTTCAATTCAGCCATCAAGCTCACGGACACGCCCAAAGAAGAGAAGAAACCCTTGCCGGTTCTGGAGGCGAAGGACAACCTGAACTTCAACCTGTTTGAGAAGCTGCAGCTGCCGGCACAGCCCCCGCCACAGGAGAATG CGGTGAAAAAGAACGAGGCGAAGGACGTGAGGAACTTCGACTATGGCGCGCGGAGCTGGACTGGCAAGTCCCCAAAGCAGTTCCTGATTGACTGGTGCCGGAAGAACCTCCCCAAGAGCCCACAGCCTTCCTTCCAGAAGGTGCCAGCGGGCAAATACTGGCGATGCAG GGTCCGGGTGCTGAAGTTGAACGAGGAGGTGCTTGAAGTGTGTCCCACCATCCTGACCGAGGACAGCATGCAGGCGCAGCACCTGGGGGCCACGCTGGCGCTCTACACCCTAGTGAAGGGCCAG TCGGTTCACCAGCTGCTGCCCCCGACCTACCGGGATGTCTGGCTGGAGTGGCAGGACAGCGAGAAGAAGCGGCAGGAGCAGACCAAGATCGAGATCAACAAGCCCCGGGATCAGTTCATCGCCCGGCTGCTCAGCAGAGCCAAACAGCAGACACACAAGCAGGTGCCGGTGCTGCCGCCCGACTGGGGCTCCCTGGAGCCGGGCGAGGAGCCGGAGGAGTCCTGGGAGGACCTGGTCTCAGCCGACGAGGAGCCGGCGAAGGGCCCCGGCGCCTGGCAGGACCCGGCCAAGCTGGAGTCGGCCCGGGCGCAGCTGTGGGCGCTGAGGGCGTCCCCCCTGGCGCAGCGGCTGCGGCGGGAGCGGGAGCAGCTGCCAGTGTTCCAGCACAGGGGGCGGGTGCTGGATGCGGTGCGGCAGCATcgtgtggtggtggtggcgggCGAGACAGGCAGCGGCAAGAGCACCCAGATCCCCCAGttcatcctggaggagctgctgacggCCAGCGCGCAGCCCCAGCACTGCAGCATCGTGGTCACCCAGCCGCGCCGCATCTCCGCCATGAGCCTGGCCTCCCGTGTGTCCCAGGAGCTGGGCTGTGAGGAGGGGCCCGGAGCACGG GGCTCGCTGTGCGGGTACCAGATCAGGATGGAGACCAAGGCAGGCGATGCCACCCGGCTGCTCTACTGCACCACGGGCATCCTGCTGAGGAAGCTGCAGCAGGACAGCCAGCTGAGCTCCATCTCGCACATCATCGTGGACGAG GTCCATGAGCGCAGCGTCCAGTCGGACTTCCTGCTGACCATCCTGCGGGACGTGGTTATGCGCCGGGCTGACCTGAGGCTTGTGCTCATGAGCGCCACGGTCGACTGCCACAAGTTCGCCAACTACTTCAACCGCTGCCCCGTGGTCACCATCCCGGGAAGGACCTTCCCCGTGCAG GTGTTCCACCTGGAGGACGTGGTGGAGGAGACTGGCTACGTGCTGGAGCTGGACTCGGAGTACGCCCAGAAGTTcctggaagaggaggaggaggtcaaCGTGGCCATCACCGCAAAGGGAGGAAGAACGCAGGTGCACCAG GAATTCATAGTGAAGGAGGGCGGTGGGGGCTTGAGTCCGGCTCTGGACCACTTCAGCAACCGGACCCGCCACGCCGTGCAGTACATGAACCCCAACAAGATCAACATGGACCTGGTGCTGGAGCTGCTGCACTACCTGG ACCGCTCCCCCCAGTTCGCGGTGCTGGACGGCGCGGTCCTGGTGTTCCTGCCGGGCCTGGCGCACATCCAGCAGCTCTGCGACCTGTTCCGCTCGGACAAGAGGTTCCGGTCCAAAGACAG GTACAGGCTGGTCCCTCTGCACTCCACTCTCTCCTCCCAGGACCAGGCGGCCGCGTTCACAGTGCCCCCCCCTGGCGTCCGGAAG ATCGTGCTGTCCACGAACATCGCCGAAACGGGAGTCACGATACCGGATGTGGTTTTCGTCATTGACACTGGAAAGACCAAAGAGAACCG GTACCACGAGAGCAGTCAGATGAGTTCCCTGGTGGAGACGTTCATCAGCAAGGCCAGCGCTCTGCAGAGACAGGGCCGGGCGGGACGGGTGCGCGAGGGATTCTGCTTCCGCCTCTTCACCCAGGAGAG gtttGGAAGCTTCATGGACTACTCCATCCCAGAGATCCTGCGCGTCCCCTTGGAGGAGCTGTGCCTGCACATCATG AAGTGCGAGTACGGTTCCCCCGAAGACTTCCTGTCCCGCGCCCTGGACGCCCCGCAGCCGCAGTCGGTCAGCAACGCGGTCAGTCTGCTGCGCAGGATCGGCGCCTGTGAGCCGAACGCACACAAGCTCACCGCGCTGGGGCAGCACCTGGCCACGCTGCCCGTCAACGTCCGGATCGGCAAGATGCTTATCTTCGGGGCCATATTCGGCTGCCTGGAGCCCATT GCCACGATCGCCGCGGCCATCTCGGAGAAATCTCCCTTCGCCACGCCGATGGACCGGAGAGAAGAGGCCAACCTGGCGAAGGCAGCCCTGGCCGTGGCCAATTCAGACCACCTGACCATTTACAACGCATACATAGG GTGGAGCAACGTGCGCAGCGAGGGCATTCGAGCCGAGATGGCGTACTGCAGGAAGCACTTCCTCAACCGCACGGCCCTCTTGACCATCGAG GACGTGAAGCAGGAGCTGATGAGGATGATGGAGACGGTGGGCTTCTGCCCGGCCAAGCCCAGAGGGGCCCGCCCCCCGCCCCGCGGCCCCCTGTCCCGCCTGGAGCACGCGCTGCTGAACGCGGTGCTGACGGCCGGCCTATATGACAACGTGGGCCGAATCCTCTACACGCCGTCCGTGGACGTGTTGGACCGGGCCGTGTGCACCGCGGAGACGGCGCAGGGCAAGGCGCAGGTCCACCCGTCCTCCGTCAACAGGACCCTGCAGACCCACGGCTGGCTGCTCTTCCAGGAGAAG GTCAAGTACTCCAGGGTGTTCCTCCGTGACACGACGCTGATCTCGCCGTTCCCCATGCTGCTGTTCGGGGGCGAGATCGAGGTGCAGCACCGCGAGAGGCTCGTCTCCCTGGATGGGTGGATCCACTTCCAG GCTCCTGTGAGAATTGGCGTCATCTTCAAGCACCTGAGGAAGCTGATTGACAGCGTGCTGGAGAAGAAACTGCAAAACCCCAAGATGAATCTCACCG ACAACCAGACCATTCACACCATCACCGAGCTGATCACGTGTGAGAACGCGGCTTGA
- the dhx29 gene encoding ATP-dependent RNA helicase DHX29 isoform X2, which produces MGGKKKRSAAGSSAPGAAGAAIAPAGIGLPETPGKKQQNKPNPAKATAKENKAKAPRTYTFTNTPGVETGGASVSDKSILKVVIQADLERRVIKLINEFRQEYGDKAPISGRITTKKLLDLYTALQAFSFRTEHIEEAMKSSVLYGGDLHSALDWLCLNLRDDELPEGFSQKMQEENQKTKPKFQPPAQKKAAPEPEVQKASEQQELKAGSKQDSVSVKEWILRYAEQSSEDEEQEENGKPAQAAEGEDEFDPNDRYLILTAQLLDAKESAASAKLKRDKNGQRMAQDRIRIIQQEMKPLEAHPMFNSAIKLTDTPKEEKKPLPVLEAKDNLNFNLFEKLQLPAQPPPQENAVKKNEAKDVRNFDYGARSWTGKSPKQFLIDWCRKNLPKSPQPSFQKVPAGKYWRCRVRVLKLNEEVLEVCPTILTEDSMQAQHLGATLALYTLVKGQSVHQLLPPTYRDVWLEWQDSEKKRQEQTKIEINKPRDQFIARLLSRAKQQTHKQVPVLPPDWGSLEPGEEPEESWEDLVSADEEPAKGPGAWQDPAKLESARAQLWALRASPLAQRLRREREQLPVFQHRGRVLDAVRQHRVVVVAGETGSGKSTQIPQFILEELLTASAQPQHCSIVVTQPRRISAMSLASRVSQELGCEEGPGARGSLCGYQIRMETKAGDATRLLYCTTGILLRKLQQDSQLSSISHIIVDEVHERSVQSDFLLTILRDVVMRRADLRLVLMSATVDCHKFANYFNRCPVVTIPGRTFPVQVFHLEDVVEETGYVLELDSEYAQKFLEEEEEVNVAITAKGGRTQVHQEFIVKEGGGGLSPALDHFSNRTRHAVQYMNPNKINMDLVLELLHYLDRSPQFAVLDGAVLVFLPGLAHIQQLCDLFRSDKRFRSKDRYRLVPLHSTLSSQDQAAAFTVPPPGVRKIVLSTNIAETGVTIPDVVFVIDTGKTKENRYHESSQMSSLVETFISKASALQRQGRAGRVREGFCFRLFTQERFGSFMDYSIPEILRVPLEELCLHIMKCEYGSPEDFLSRALDAPQPQSVSNAVSLLRRIGACEPNAHKLTALGQHLATLPVNVRIGKMLIFGAIFGCLEPIATIAAAISEKSPFATPMDRREEANLAKAALAVANSDHLTIYNAYIGWSNVRSEGIRAEMAYCRKHFLNRTALLTIEDVKQELMRMMETVGFCPAKPRGARPPPRGPLSRLEHALLNAVLTAGLYDNVGRILYTPSVDVLDRAVCTAETAQGKAQVHPSSVNRTLQTHGWLLFQEKVKYSRVFLRDTTLISPFPMLLFGGEIEVQHRERLVSLDGWIHFQAPVRIGVIFKHLRKLIDSVLEKKLQNPKMNLTDNQTIHTITELITCENAA; this is translated from the exons ATGGGGGGGAAGAAGAAGAGGTCGGCGGCCGGGTCTTCCGCGCCAGGAGCCGCCGGGGCTGCCATCGCACCCGCCGGTATCGGGCTACCGGAGACGCCGGGAAAAAAGCAGCAGAACAAACCCAACCCGGCCAAAGCCACCGCCAAGGAGAACAAAGCCAAGG CTCCGAGGACCTACACCTTCACCAATACACCAGGAGTGGAGACCGGGGGGGCTTCAGTCTCTGACAAATCCATTCTGAAG GTTGTGATTCAAGCCGACCTGGAGAGGAGAGTGATCAAGCTGATCAACGAGTTCCGGCAGGAGTACGGGGACAAGGCGCCCATCTCTGGAAGGATTACAACCAAGAAGCTGCTG GATCTCTACACGGCTCTGCAGGCGTTTTCCTTCAGGACCGAGCACATCGAGGAAGCGATGAAGAGCAGCGTTCTGTACGGGGGTGATCTGCACTCCGCGCTCGACTGGCTGTGTCTGAACCTCCGTGACG ACGAGCTTCCAGAGGGCTTCAGTCAGAAGATGCAAGAGGAGAATCAGAAGACGAAGCCCAAGTTCCAGCCGCCTGCACAGAAGAAAGCGGCGCCCGAGCCGGAGGTCCAGAAGGCCAGCGAGCAGCAGGAGCTGAAG GCCGGCAGTAAGCAGGACAGCGTGAGCGTGAAGGAGTGGATCCTGAGGTACGCGGAGCAGTCCAGCGAGGACGAGGAACAAGAGGAGAATGGAAAACCAGCCCAGGCCGCTGAGGGCGAGGACGAGTTCGATCCC aACGATCGCTACCTCATTCTCACGGCTCAGCTCTTGGATGCGAAAGAATCGGCAGCTTCGGCGAAACTGAAGAGGGACAAGAATGGCCAACGGATGGCCCAGGATCGAATCCGGATAATCCAGCAGG AGATGAAACCCTTGGAGGCCCACCCCATGTTCAATTCAGCCATCAAGCTCACGGACACGCCCAAAGAAGAGAAGAAACCCTTGCCGGTTCTGGAGGCGAAGGACAACCTGAACTTCAACCTGTTTGAGAAGCTGCAGCTGCCGGCACAGCCCCCGCCACAGGAGAATG CGGTGAAAAAGAACGAGGCGAAGGACGTGAGGAACTTCGACTATGGCGCGCGGAGCTGGACTGGCAAGTCCCCAAAGCAGTTCCTGATTGACTGGTGCCGGAAGAACCTCCCCAAGAGCCCACAGCCTTCCTTCCAGAAGGTGCCAGCGGGCAAATACTGGCGATGCAG GGTCCGGGTGCTGAAGTTGAACGAGGAGGTGCTTGAAGTGTGTCCCACCATCCTGACCGAGGACAGCATGCAGGCGCAGCACCTGGGGGCCACGCTGGCGCTCTACACCCTAGTGAAGGGCCAG TCGGTTCACCAGCTGCTGCCCCCGACCTACCGGGATGTCTGGCTGGAGTGGCAGGACAGCGAGAAGAAGCGGCAGGAGCAGACCAAGATCGAGATCAACAAGCCCCGGGATCAGTTCATCGCCCGGCTGCTCAGCAGAGCCAAACAGCAGACACACAAGCAGGTGCCGGTGCTGCCGCCCGACTGGGGCTCCCTGGAGCCGGGCGAGGAGCCGGAGGAGTCCTGGGAGGACCTGGTCTCAGCCGACGAGGAGCCGGCGAAGGGCCCCGGCGCCTGGCAGGACCCGGCCAAGCTGGAGTCGGCCCGGGCGCAGCTGTGGGCGCTGAGGGCGTCCCCCCTGGCGCAGCGGCTGCGGCGGGAGCGGGAGCAGCTGCCAGTGTTCCAGCACAGGGGGCGGGTGCTGGATGCGGTGCGGCAGCATcgtgtggtggtggtggcgggCGAGACAGGCAGCGGCAAGAGCACCCAGATCCCCCAGttcatcctggaggagctgctgacggCCAGCGCGCAGCCCCAGCACTGCAGCATCGTGGTCACCCAGCCGCGCCGCATCTCCGCCATGAGCCTGGCCTCCCGTGTGTCCCAGGAGCTGGGCTGTGAGGAGGGGCCCGGAGCACGG GGCTCGCTGTGCGGGTACCAGATCAGGATGGAGACCAAGGCAGGCGATGCCACCCGGCTGCTCTACTGCACCACGGGCATCCTGCTGAGGAAGCTGCAGCAGGACAGCCAGCTGAGCTCCATCTCGCACATCATCGTGGACGAG GTCCATGAGCGCAGCGTCCAGTCGGACTTCCTGCTGACCATCCTGCGGGACGTGGTTATGCGCCGGGCTGACCTGAGGCTTGTGCTCATGAGCGCCACGGTCGACTGCCACAAGTTCGCCAACTACTTCAACCGCTGCCCCGTGGTCACCATCCCGGGAAGGACCTTCCCCGTGCAG GTGTTCCACCTGGAGGACGTGGTGGAGGAGACTGGCTACGTGCTGGAGCTGGACTCGGAGTACGCCCAGAAGTTcctggaagaggaggaggaggtcaaCGTGGCCATCACCGCAAAGGGAGGAAGAACGCAGGTGCACCAG GAATTCATAGTGAAGGAGGGCGGTGGGGGCTTGAGTCCGGCTCTGGACCACTTCAGCAACCGGACCCGCCACGCCGTGCAGTACATGAACCCCAACAAGATCAACATGGACCTGGTGCTGGAGCTGCTGCACTACCTGG ACCGCTCCCCCCAGTTCGCGGTGCTGGACGGCGCGGTCCTGGTGTTCCTGCCGGGCCTGGCGCACATCCAGCAGCTCTGCGACCTGTTCCGCTCGGACAAGAGGTTCCGGTCCAAAGACAG GTACAGGCTGGTCCCTCTGCACTCCACTCTCTCCTCCCAGGACCAGGCGGCCGCGTTCACAGTGCCCCCCCCTGGCGTCCGGAAG ATCGTGCTGTCCACGAACATCGCCGAAACGGGAGTCACGATACCGGATGTGGTTTTCGTCATTGACACTGGAAAGACCAAAGAGAACCG GTACCACGAGAGCAGTCAGATGAGTTCCCTGGTGGAGACGTTCATCAGCAAGGCCAGCGCTCTGCAGAGACAGGGCCGGGCGGGACGGGTGCGCGAGGGATTCTGCTTCCGCCTCTTCACCCAGGAGAG gtttGGAAGCTTCATGGACTACTCCATCCCAGAGATCCTGCGCGTCCCCTTGGAGGAGCTGTGCCTGCACATCATG AAGTGCGAGTACGGTTCCCCCGAAGACTTCCTGTCCCGCGCCCTGGACGCCCCGCAGCCGCAGTCGGTCAGCAACGCGGTCAGTCTGCTGCGCAGGATCGGCGCCTGTGAGCCGAACGCACACAAGCTCACCGCGCTGGGGCAGCACCTGGCCACGCTGCCCGTCAACGTCCGGATCGGCAAGATGCTTATCTTCGGGGCCATATTCGGCTGCCTGGAGCCCATT GCCACGATCGCCGCGGCCATCTCGGAGAAATCTCCCTTCGCCACGCCGATGGACCGGAGAGAAGAGGCCAACCTGGCGAAGGCAGCCCTGGCCGTGGCCAATTCAGACCACCTGACCATTTACAACGCATACATAGG GTGGAGCAACGTGCGCAGCGAGGGCATTCGAGCCGAGATGGCGTACTGCAGGAAGCACTTCCTCAACCGCACGGCCCTCTTGACCATCGAG GACGTGAAGCAGGAGCTGATGAGGATGATGGAGACGGTGGGCTTCTGCCCGGCCAAGCCCAGAGGGGCCCGCCCCCCGCCCCGCGGCCCCCTGTCCCGCCTGGAGCACGCGCTGCTGAACGCGGTGCTGACGGCCGGCCTATATGACAACGTGGGCCGAATCCTCTACACGCCGTCCGTGGACGTGTTGGACCGGGCCGTGTGCACCGCGGAGACGGCGCAGGGCAAGGCGCAGGTCCACCCGTCCTCCGTCAACAGGACCCTGCAGACCCACGGCTGGCTGCTCTTCCAGGAGAAG GTCAAGTACTCCAGGGTGTTCCTCCGTGACACGACGCTGATCTCGCCGTTCCCCATGCTGCTGTTCGGGGGCGAGATCGAGGTGCAGCACCGCGAGAGGCTCGTCTCCCTGGATGGGTGGATCCACTTCCAG GCTCCTGTGAGAATTGGCGTCATCTTCAAGCACCTGAGGAAGCTGATTGACAGCGTGCTGGAGAAGAAACTGCAAAACCCCAAGATGAATCTCACCG ACAACCAGACCATTCACACCATCACCGAGCTGATCACGTGTGAGAACGCGGCTTGA